The DNA sequence CCTTCACATTCATATTCAAACACGTTCAGACGCAGCTCCGCCCGCGTGCTGTCCCTCCATCGGgtcccctccctccctaccaacctcgtccatctccacctcccctccctccccctcctgctcctcctcattctccccctccccctcattctcccccaaccccccctcctccggaTCCAACCAACTCTCCTCAACCGTCACCTTGACCCTCCTCACATACTCCTTCATATTCTCCCGATACAACTGCGCCGCCTCCGCATTCGCCGGGCTATTCGGGTTCGGATCATGCAGCAAGCTCTGTATACTCGTCAATATCGCCGCGACGTCGTATGTCGGCGACCACCGGTTCTGCAGGATGTCGAGGCAGAGCTCGCCGTTCGCGTACACGTTGGGGTGGAACATCCGCGAGAGGAATTTGACGGTGGGGGGTTTGTTTGGGTAGGACTCGTCGAATGTGAGGAGGAGCTTGAATGTGCCGTCTTCGAAGGGGGTGTCGCCTGTTGATAGGTGAGTGGCTGGGGgtgagtggggagaggaAACGCACCTGGCCCGAAGATGACAGCGTTCCAGAGCATAATATTGTCGGGGAGCGGACTGCCCGAGATCCCGCCTGGCGGGTCGGACGAGAGGCGCTTGAAGTCCCGGATCAGCCGTTTCTTGCAGTTTGTCGACATTGCTTGCTGAGTAAGATTGGGTCAAGTAATTCGGGTGGCTTTGGTTAAAGCGAGAGAGGGAGGTCTGGTCGTGTCTGAATCGCGTGCTGTTAATGAGGGCACTGCGACTGTCGTCGTACACGTCGTCTCGTATGTGGTATGCGCTATGCTAATGATGGTATGCGATATGGATTGTAGAGCCTGCAGACCCAACGTTAATTGTATCTTTCTCTACCAAACCACCcacaaaacataccttcGTACGTGCGTATATGCAAGCGTAAAGTCGTCTCAGGCGGCTggtatgaagaaacaagcaagtcagtccaactcagaagcagtggcagtggcaggccTCCTCATGCTTCCTCATGTCACACCCACTGACCGTGACCAGTGTGATAGCTGACTGCGCTGCATGACATAACATCTAATCTGAGACCTACGGCCctggaaacaaacaatagcaacaaca is a window from the Psilocybe cubensis strain MGC-MH-2018 chromosome 8, whole genome shotgun sequence genome containing:
- a CDS encoding Ubiquitin-conjugating enzyme E2 2 — protein: MSTNCKKRLIRDFKRLSSDPPGGISGSPLPDNIMLWNAVIFGPGDTPFEDGTFKLLLTFDESYPNKPPTVKFLSRMFHPNVYANGELCLDILQNRWSPTYDVAAILTSIQSLLHDPNPNSPANAEAAQLYRENMKEYVRRVKVTVEESWLDPEEGGLGENEGEGENEEEQEGEGGEVEMDEVGREGGDPMEGQHAGGAASERV